One Paenibacillus riograndensis SBR5 DNA segment encodes these proteins:
- a CDS encoding MFS transporter, protein MGKKKVTIPVSIGYGLTDLMGGGAFTIIGAWLMFYYTTFVGMSPVKAASIVAIARIVDAVISLFMGSITDHFYKTKLGKKFGRRRFFLLVGSPLMIVYALLWIDGMSYAFYLVCYLMFEIIAALVLIPWETLPSEMTKDFTERTKLSTCRMFISALGTFLATFVPGRLIKYFGDDTSYAYFLNGLIFAVLFAVCIFITYKVTWERELTPAMLEELEKGQTRQSFADRILALRNMLKDYASTFKIRAFRKHLAIYLLSFTAKDIFNTVFVFFCVYCLSISSSQAADLLSLSIIGLPITLLAGFAIIKFGPSRLYTVSYSSMILCLAGFYMIYLYDPSSKIAIMYVLAVVYQMGRSLLEFTPWNVFPFIPDVDEAVTQKRREGLFAAVMTFGRKTTVALATFIVGIVLEEGGFVKGQQYQSPEAISVIANTLMFGASALLVLALIFAWTFKLNKKTHGVLVKEVDRLKLNGSKSQVDPETQKIVEDLTGYKYEKIWNQ, encoded by the coding sequence ATGGGAAAAAAGAAAGTGACAATTCCGGTTAGTATCGGGTATGGCTTAACCGATTTAATGGGTGGGGGTGCGTTTACCATAATTGGGGCATGGCTGATGTTCTATTATACGACTTTCGTGGGAATGTCACCGGTGAAAGCGGCTTCTATTGTGGCTATCGCGAGAATCGTCGATGCAGTCATCAGCTTGTTTATGGGCAGCATCACTGATCATTTTTATAAAACGAAGCTAGGCAAGAAATTCGGCCGACGGAGATTTTTCCTGCTGGTCGGATCGCCTTTAATGATTGTTTACGCGTTGCTGTGGATTGACGGTATGAGTTATGCGTTCTATCTGGTCTGTTACCTCATGTTTGAAATTATTGCCGCGCTTGTATTGATTCCGTGGGAAACCTTGCCTTCTGAAATGACGAAGGATTTCACAGAAAGAACGAAGCTGTCCACCTGCCGTATGTTTATTTCTGCGCTGGGCACCTTCCTGGCCACCTTTGTTCCGGGTCGTCTCATCAAATATTTTGGGGATGACACTTCCTATGCTTATTTTCTGAATGGTCTTATCTTTGCCGTCCTGTTCGCGGTTTGCATCTTTATCACCTATAAAGTAACTTGGGAAAGAGAACTAACGCCTGCGATGCTGGAAGAATTGGAGAAGGGCCAAACCAGGCAGTCTTTTGCTGACCGGATACTCGCACTACGCAATATGTTGAAAGACTATGCATCCACCTTCAAAATCAGAGCTTTCCGCAAGCATTTGGCGATTTACCTGCTTTCTTTTACCGCTAAAGATATTTTTAACACCGTATTTGTATTTTTCTGTGTGTATTGTTTAAGTATTTCTTCCTCTCAAGCTGCCGATCTGCTGTCTTTGAGTATTATCGGTTTGCCGATTACCCTTTTGGCTGGCTTTGCCATCATCAAATTCGGACCGTCACGGTTATACACCGTATCCTATTCGTCTATGATTTTATGTCTGGCAGGCTTTTACATGATATATCTATACGATCCTTCCTCCAAAATAGCCATTATGTATGTGCTTGCGGTTGTGTACCAAATGGGAAGAAGCTTACTGGAGTTTACACCATGGAACGTGTTTCCCTTCATTCCGGACGTGGACGAGGCGGTAACCCAAAAAAGACGTGAAGGCCTGTTTGCTGCAGTCATGACCTTTGGGCGGAAAACGACAGTGGCATTAGCAACTTTTATCGTCGGAATTGTTCTTGAAGAGGGCGGCTTTGTCAAAGGCCAGCAGTATCAATCACCGGAAGCCATTAGCGTAATTGCCAATACCCTGATGTTCGGAGCAAGCGCATTGCTCGTGCTGGCCCTGATCTTTGCATGGACCTTCAAGCTGAACAAGAAAACCCACGGTGTATTGGTAAAAGAGGTTGACCGGTTAAAGCTCAACGGTTCCAAATCACAGGTTGATCCAGAAACCCAAAAGATTGTTGAAGACTTAACAGGCTATAAATACGAGAAGATATGGAATCAATAA
- a CDS encoding response regulator: MWKLVLIDDDHIILRGLSRNIPWEEYGFEVSASAHDGEEGLDAVERERPHVVITDIRMPFMDGLQLTEAIKSKFPDVKIILMTSYDEFEFAQKALKLKVFDFVLKPVENDKLLEVALRAAAEWEQERALAKKVLEGVPFLRQRFYENLLRGKYRQEEIDHELAFLELPLKAERYAVLLIIADDYYETGAGNRFGQELLKYCIHNISLEVLDSLGEGVVFELGEDEIAVICTGSADQQAMERKVMQMAEHIRYNAEVYLKTTVTVGTGPVCSELTGIAQSYHEAKAATDFRHIAGTNQVLSFRDTKVKQHVSGHPAVNGGWEADLGMNIRLGFVQEALLVLEHMEKQIQSAPITLERLRLLGIEIVLVIVNTFQSWSEPPYDRERVEELLQELPKIRTAKDIFQNLRALIRDAAAGVNDSRSTQQKRQVDQAVDYILKNYMKEGLSLQDVADQVHLSTSYFSMIFKKQTGTTFSEFLQDVRMKKAVELLRGEEMRTYEVASRVGYTNPRHFSVLFKRHTGKTPSEFKQLP; this comes from the coding sequence ATGTGGAAGCTAGTGCTAATCGATGACGATCATATTATTCTGCGGGGGTTAAGCCGTAATATTCCATGGGAGGAATATGGCTTCGAGGTCTCTGCTTCTGCCCACGACGGAGAAGAAGGGCTGGATGCTGTAGAGAGGGAGCGGCCGCATGTCGTCATTACGGATATCCGGATGCCGTTCATGGACGGTCTGCAGTTGACCGAGGCCATTAAGAGTAAGTTTCCTGACGTGAAAATCATTCTTATGACCAGCTATGATGAGTTTGAATTCGCCCAAAAAGCGCTGAAGCTGAAGGTTTTCGATTTTGTCCTGAAGCCGGTGGAGAATGACAAACTGCTGGAGGTTGCCCTGCGGGCGGCTGCAGAATGGGAACAGGAACGGGCTCTGGCTAAAAAGGTGCTGGAAGGAGTTCCCTTTCTGCGGCAGCGATTCTATGAGAATCTGTTGCGGGGAAAGTATCGGCAAGAGGAAATAGATCATGAGCTGGCGTTTCTGGAGCTTCCCTTGAAGGCGGAACGTTACGCTGTTCTCCTGATTATAGCTGACGACTATTACGAAACAGGAGCCGGAAACCGGTTTGGGCAGGAGCTGCTGAAATACTGCATACACAACATATCCCTGGAGGTGCTGGATTCTCTTGGCGAAGGAGTTGTATTTGAGCTTGGGGAGGATGAGATTGCAGTCATTTGCACCGGTTCTGCAGACCAGCAGGCTATGGAAAGAAAGGTGATGCAGATGGCGGAGCATATCCGTTACAACGCTGAAGTCTATCTGAAGACCACAGTTACCGTAGGTACAGGTCCGGTCTGCAGTGAGCTGACCGGTATTGCCCAATCCTACCATGAAGCCAAGGCAGCTACAGATTTCCGTCATATAGCGGGTACCAATCAGGTCCTGTCGTTCCGGGATACAAAGGTGAAGCAGCATGTGTCCGGCCATCCCGCCGTCAACGGGGGCTGGGAGGCCGATCTGGGCATGAATATTAGGCTGGGCTTTGTTCAAGAGGCTTTGCTGGTGCTGGAGCATATGGAGAAGCAAATCCAATCCGCTCCCATTACTTTGGAACGCCTTCGTCTGCTCGGTATTGAGATCGTGCTGGTCATCGTCAACACCTTTCAGAGCTGGAGCGAACCGCCGTATGACCGGGAGCGGGTGGAGGAGCTATTGCAGGAGCTGCCCAAAATCCGTACTGCCAAAGACATATTTCAAAACTTGAGAGCATTGATCCGTGACGCTGCCGCCGGTGTCAATGACAGCCGGAGTACGCAGCAGAAACGGCAGGTGGATCAGGCTGTGGATTACATCTTGAAGAATTACATGAAGGAAGGACTGTCGCTCCAGGATGTCGCCGATCAGGTGCATCTGAGCACCAGTTATTTCAGCATGATTTTCAAAAAACAAACCGGTACAACCTTCAGCGAATTCCTCCAGGACGTACGCATGAAAAAGGCCGTGGAGCTGCTGCGCGGAGAGGAAATGAGAACCTATGAAGTAGCCAGCCGGGTAGGATACACCAATCCGCGGCATTTCAGCGTCCTTTTCAAGAGACATACCGGCAAAACCCCGTCGGAATTCAAGCAGTTGCCCTAG
- a CDS encoding sensor histidine kinase, with product MRWIFNRPLKSTIMRLFIPMILVFVPITGTVSYILASQQLKINAETSLNDTLSQTRDFMNDRLTAVLAEMAVLDGSTELRSLFYRANRSDFSMTPQDYLTVGRNIDKVYANLYSIIDSILVYYRNGAISMYRRDSLHTDFSYDMSPYPGYSGGNTAQMRWLIPASNRLENDGGNTASLYKWIAGGDGKPDGMLLLQLKEQFFLEMLSTPKISASGYMLLASPDGTVSAKAASAGDARVDDEALRSMLMAQTEASGKLEMTSRTGMRIVVLYETIAINNWRLAVVYPQAEIYEKVNYIKYVNLVVTAAVVIAVALLARVLAKLIARPVTRLTRQVNSIEEGHLDVQIIESDNYEIGILSKGIKDMMERIKHLLSQVEYEQEQKRISEFAALQAQIHPHFLYNTLYSIKQLCELGETAEASRMISALSHYFRISISRGDELIPVETELEHIRQYLTIQQMRYGDSIRYEMDVAPEMLSVPIVKLTLQPLVENAIYHGIKKVRRPGFIHISGRMEGELCRIRIEDNGFGMDQRQLDRLNLALAAGEEPQEEPPVGFGVRNVHRRLQLHYGSSFGLAYDSTEGQGTTVTVTFPLSGGKE from the coding sequence ATGCGCTGGATTTTCAACCGGCCTCTAAAATCGACGATCATGAGGCTATTTATCCCGATGATATTAGTGTTCGTCCCGATTACAGGGACTGTTTCCTATATACTGGCCTCGCAGCAACTCAAAATCAATGCGGAGACAAGCTTGAACGATACCTTGTCCCAGACCCGGGATTTTATGAATGACAGGCTGACTGCAGTGCTGGCAGAAATGGCAGTGCTGGATGGCAGCACTGAGCTGCGCAGCCTTTTTTACCGCGCGAACCGGTCTGATTTCTCCATGACTCCGCAGGACTATTTGACGGTGGGCCGCAATATCGACAAAGTGTATGCTAATCTCTATTCGATCATCGACTCCATTCTGGTATATTACCGGAACGGCGCTATATCGATGTACCGCCGGGATTCCCTCCATACGGATTTTTCGTATGATATGAGCCCATATCCCGGGTATTCAGGAGGAAACACCGCTCAAATGCGCTGGTTGATTCCCGCCTCTAACCGGCTGGAGAACGATGGAGGAAACACGGCCAGTCTATACAAATGGATCGCCGGCGGTGACGGGAAACCGGACGGGATGCTTTTGCTGCAATTGAAGGAGCAATTTTTCCTGGAGATGCTCTCCACTCCAAAAATCAGTGCAAGCGGGTATATGCTACTGGCAAGCCCAGACGGCACGGTCAGCGCCAAAGCTGCATCCGCCGGAGATGCCCGGGTGGATGACGAAGCGCTGCGCAGCATGCTAATGGCGCAGACAGAGGCCTCCGGCAAACTGGAAATGACGAGCCGGACCGGTATGCGGATCGTCGTACTCTACGAGACCATCGCGATTAACAACTGGCGGCTGGCAGTGGTTTACCCCCAGGCAGAAATTTATGAGAAGGTCAATTATATCAAATATGTAAACCTGGTGGTGACGGCTGCCGTGGTTATTGCAGTAGCGCTTTTGGCCCGGGTGCTGGCAAAGCTTATCGCCAGACCCGTGACCCGGCTGACCCGGCAGGTCAACAGTATCGAAGAGGGTCATCTGGATGTTCAGATTATAGAGTCGGATAATTATGAAATCGGTATCCTGAGCAAAGGGATCAAGGATATGATGGAGAGGATCAAGCATCTGCTGTCCCAGGTGGAGTACGAGCAGGAGCAGAAACGGATCTCCGAGTTTGCCGCTCTTCAGGCGCAGATTCATCCTCATTTTCTATACAATACTCTATATTCTATTAAACAGTTGTGTGAGTTGGGGGAGACAGCGGAAGCTTCCCGGATGATCTCGGCACTCTCCCATTATTTCCGGATCAGCATCAGCCGCGGCGATGAGTTGATCCCGGTGGAGACTGAACTGGAGCACATCCGTCAGTATCTGACGATTCAACAAATGCGCTACGGGGATTCGATCCGCTATGAGATGGATGTTGCTCCTGAGATGCTATCGGTTCCCATCGTCAAATTAACTTTACAGCCGTTGGTGGAGAATGCCATTTACCATGGAATCAAGAAGGTCCGGCGGCCGGGATTCATCCATATCAGCGGCCGGATGGAGGGGGAACTCTGCCGGATTCGTATAGAAGATAACGGATTTGGCATGGATCAGAGGCAACTGGACAGACTGAACCTTGCCTTGGCAGCGGGGGAAGAGCCGCAGGAGGAACCGCCCGTGGGCTTCGGGGTCCGCAATGTTCACCGCCGGCTGCAGCTTCATTATGGAAGCAGCTTCGGTCTTGCCTACGACAGTACCGAGGGACAAGGCACCACGGTTACGGTTACCTTCCCGCTTAGCGGAGGTAAGGAATAG
- a CDS encoding ABC transporter substrate-binding protein has product MKKSQRAACIFLIVVLGLLLSGCFPKSDNAADTAEHGGKVVLTYWDENAGPSRTPILQELLRRFEQKNPDIQVKYEGMPAGINKAKYDLAVASGDLPDAGGINGEWIADYAAKGVLLPLDAYFADWPERGQIDPSFIDYNRSLTQDGKLYQIPSTYYLDVFWYRSDWFAAAGLPRPQTWEDIFRSVRVLANTRQGSFGYSLRGGEGSVAQLTSLMYAYSGITGSFRTDGSSTVNDPVHIEFLKRYLALYKAYTPASDIVSGYKEVVANFDSGRAAMIQHNLGSYQDHKKALGTGHFDGVLLPPSINGTRTLFGNANGYGIMRTTRHPDEAWRLIRYLLSEESQIYWNSQVGQIPTNLKAWNDPYFLSHPVLREAIEAFRSPDTAFVRAPYELPDYPSLIRLIEPEFQQVLAGTMDVEHFLNFWAQLMENSRRQHLHSNEEQPQEQG; this is encoded by the coding sequence ATGAAAAAGAGTCAACGTGCTGCTTGCATATTTTTAATCGTTGTACTTGGTTTGTTGCTCTCAGGGTGCTTCCCGAAGTCGGATAATGCAGCGGATACAGCGGAACACGGGGGGAAAGTCGTGCTGACCTATTGGGATGAGAATGCCGGTCCCAGCCGTACGCCAATTCTCCAGGAGCTGCTTCGCCGTTTTGAACAGAAGAACCCCGATATTCAAGTGAAATACGAAGGCATGCCCGCCGGTATCAATAAAGCTAAATATGATCTGGCTGTAGCTTCTGGCGACCTGCCCGATGCAGGGGGAATCAACGGAGAGTGGATAGCGGATTATGCAGCCAAAGGTGTGCTTCTGCCCCTGGACGCTTACTTTGCCGACTGGCCGGAGCGGGGGCAGATTGACCCTTCTTTTATTGACTATAACCGTTCGCTTACGCAGGACGGTAAGCTGTATCAGATTCCTTCCACCTATTATTTAGACGTATTCTGGTACCGTTCCGACTGGTTCGCTGCGGCCGGGCTGCCCCGGCCGCAGACCTGGGAGGATATCTTCCGGAGCGTGAGAGTGTTGGCGAATACCCGTCAGGGGAGCTTTGGATATAGCCTGCGGGGCGGTGAAGGCAGCGTGGCCCAATTAACCTCCCTCATGTACGCATACTCGGGGATTACCGGCTCTTTTCGGACAGACGGCTCCAGTACGGTGAATGATCCGGTACATATAGAATTTCTCAAACGCTATCTCGCCCTATACAAGGCTTACACCCCTGCCAGCGATATTGTCAGCGGCTATAAGGAAGTGGTGGCGAATTTTGATTCCGGCCGGGCTGCCATGATTCAGCATAATCTGGGCTCCTATCAAGACCACAAAAAGGCGCTGGGCACAGGCCACTTTGACGGTGTGCTGCTTCCGCCCTCCATAAATGGCACAAGAACCTTATTTGGAAATGCCAACGGCTACGGCATCATGAGGACGACGCGGCATCCTGATGAAGCATGGCGGCTTATCCGTTACCTGCTGTCCGAGGAAAGCCAGATCTATTGGAACAGCCAGGTGGGACAGATTCCCACCAATTTGAAAGCGTGGAATGATCCATATTTCCTAAGCCATCCTGTGCTGAGGGAGGCTATTGAAGCTTTTCGGAGCCCGGATACAGCATTTGTACGCGCTCCTTATGAGCTGCCCGATTATCCCAGTCTGATCCGTCTGATCGAACCGGAGTTTCAGCAAGTCCTGGCGGGAACGATGGATGTGGAGCATTTTCTGAATTTCTGGGCACAGTTGATGGAGAATTCCCGCAGGCAGCATCTTCATTCCAATGAAGAGCAGCCTCAGGAGCAGGGCTAG
- a CDS encoding CPBP family intramembrane glutamic endopeptidase: MTTNWTRRVTAFFVNRDPEYESFLRQHEAASRRSILFYLSCAILPGFLAYLLIYPLRPRLMELTGLSSHYIQFLVLAVMASGWHIFFPLFMLKFVDKLTWKQTFTYLGFRKGDAKGLFVILPIITIIFTVLSLPYMKWMFPPLSAFLDSIPALRMGEWHIYHQGYYDFPWPLLVIGLIGNFIGEEIYFRGFLLKKIGRLRFDWLLVSVLFQFYHMWQAPMNWAFIPLAVVIPCEILVKLRKNLYGAILFHIYINTIWGAVTLYLVGV; this comes from the coding sequence ATGACAACCAATTGGACCCGTAGAGTTACCGCCTTTTTTGTAAATCGTGACCCTGAATATGAAAGTTTTCTCCGCCAGCATGAAGCAGCCAGCCGCCGAAGCATTCTGTTTTATTTATCCTGCGCCATCCTGCCCGGTTTCTTGGCATATTTGCTGATCTATCCGCTCCGCCCCCGGCTCATGGAACTCACAGGTCTATCCAGTCACTACATCCAGTTTCTTGTGCTGGCAGTGATGGCCAGCGGATGGCATATTTTTTTTCCATTATTCATGCTAAAATTTGTGGATAAGCTGACCTGGAAGCAGACGTTTACATATCTCGGATTCCGAAAAGGGGATGCCAAGGGGCTTTTCGTGATTCTTCCAATAATCACTATTATTTTCACCGTCCTCTCCCTGCCCTATATGAAATGGATGTTCCCGCCCTTGTCCGCCTTCTTGGATTCTATACCCGCGCTGCGGATGGGAGAATGGCATATCTATCATCAAGGCTACTATGATTTTCCCTGGCCGCTCCTGGTAATCGGGCTGATTGGGAATTTTATCGGAGAGGAAATATATTTCCGCGGATTTTTGCTGAAGAAGATCGGCCGCCTCCGCTTTGACTGGCTGCTCGTCAGTGTGCTATTCCAGTTTTATCACATGTGGCAAGCACCGATGAATTGGGCTTTTATTCCGCTCGCAGTAGTGATTCCTTGTGAGATTCTAGTGAAGCTGCGCAAGAACCTCTATGGAGCTATTTTATTTCATATCTACATCAACACCATCTGGGGTGCAGTTACGCTTTATCTGGTTGGCGTATAA